Proteins encoded by one window of Enterobacter hormaechei subsp. xiangfangensis:
- the rlmG gene encoding 23S rRNA (guanine(1835)-N(2))-methyltransferase RlmG has protein sequence MSHLDNGFRSLNLKRFPETDDVNPLQAWEAADEYLLQQLDETEISGPVLILNDAFGALACALAEHAPYSIGDSYLSELATRENLRHNDIEESSVKFLDSTADYPQAPGVVLIKVPKTMALLEQQLRALRKVVTPETRIIAGAKARDIHTSTLELFEKVLGPTTTTLAWKKARLINCTFSAPALADAPETLSWKLEGTDWTIHNHANVFSRTGLDIGARFFMEHLPENLEGEIVDLGCGNGVIGLTLLAKNPEASVVFSDESPMAVASSRLNVETNLPEALDRCEFMINNALSGVEPFRFNAVFCNPPFHQKHALTDNVAWEMFHHARRCLKINGELYIVANRHLDYFHKLKKIFGNCVTIATNNKFVVLKSVKLGRRR, from the coding sequence ATGAGCCACTTAGACAACGGTTTCCGTTCACTCAACCTTAAACGTTTCCCGGAAACGGACGACGTGAACCCGCTTCAGGCGTGGGAAGCGGCGGATGAATATCTGCTGCAACAGTTGGATGAGACTGAAATCAGCGGCCCGGTTCTGATCCTGAATGACGCGTTTGGCGCGCTGGCCTGCGCGCTGGCGGAACATGCGCCTTACAGTATCGGCGATTCTTACTTAAGCGAACTGGCGACGCGTGAAAACCTGCGCCATAACGACATCGAAGAGTCCAGCGTGAAGTTCCTCGACAGCACTGCGGACTACCCGCAGGCGCCGGGCGTGGTGCTGATTAAGGTGCCAAAAACCATGGCGCTGCTGGAGCAGCAACTGCGCGCGCTGCGTAAAGTCGTCACGCCAGAAACCCGCATTATCGCGGGTGCCAAAGCGCGTGATATTCACACCTCGACGCTGGAGCTGTTCGAGAAGGTCCTCGGCCCGACCACCACGACGCTTGCCTGGAAAAAAGCACGCCTGATCAACTGCACCTTCAGCGCACCGGCGCTGGCCGACGCGCCAGAAACGCTGAGCTGGAAACTGGAAGGTACCGACTGGACCATCCACAACCACGCGAACGTCTTTTCCCGTACCGGTCTGGATATCGGGGCGCGTTTCTTTATGGAACATCTGCCGGAAAATCTTGAGGGTGAGATTGTCGACCTGGGCTGCGGCAATGGCGTGATTGGCCTGACGCTGCTGGCGAAGAACCCGGAGGCCAGCGTGGTGTTCAGCGACGAATCGCCAATGGCGGTGGCCTCCAGCCGTCTGAACGTGGAAACTAACCTGCCTGAAGCGCTGGATCGCTGCGAGTTTATGATCAATAACGCGCTGTCGGGCGTAGAGCCTTTCCGCTTCAACGCGGTATTCTGTAACCCGCCGTTCCACCAGAAGCACGCCCTGACGGATAACGTCGCGTGGGAGATGTTCCACCACGCGCGCCGCTGCCTGAAAATCAACGGCGAGCTGTATATCGTGGCGAACCGCCACCTGGACTACTTCCACAAGCTGAAGAAGATTTTCGGCAACTGCGTCACCATTGCCACCAATAACAAATTCGTGGTGCTGAAATCGGTGAAGCTGGGGCGTCGTCGCTAA
- a CDS encoding YgjP-like metallopeptidase domain-containing protein, producing MNQLTYLQGYPEHLLSQVRDLIAAGKLGAVLEKRYPGTHDFATDKALWQYTQDLKNQYLKSAPPINKVMYDNKIHVLKNALGLHTAISRVQGGKLKAKAEIRVATVFRNAPEAFLRMIVVHELAHLKEKEHDKAFYSLCCHMEPQYHQLEFDTRLWLTHLSLKSNAQ from the coding sequence ATGAACCAGCTGACTTATCTCCAGGGCTATCCGGAGCATTTACTTTCCCAGGTTCGTGACCTGATTGCCGCGGGAAAGCTCGGTGCGGTGCTGGAAAAACGCTACCCGGGCACGCATGATTTCGCGACTGACAAAGCCCTCTGGCAGTATACGCAGGATCTGAAAAACCAGTATCTTAAGAGCGCCCCGCCGATCAACAAGGTGATGTACGACAATAAGATCCATGTGCTGAAAAACGCGCTCGGCCTGCATACCGCCATCTCCCGCGTGCAGGGCGGCAAGCTGAAGGCTAAAGCGGAGATCCGCGTCGCGACCGTTTTCCGTAACGCGCCGGAAGCCTTTCTGCGGATGATCGTGGTGCACGAGCTGGCGCACCTGAAAGAGAAAGAGCACGACAAAGCCTTCTATTCCCTGTGCTGCCACATGGAGCCACAGTACCACCAGCTGGAGTTTGATACCCGGCTGTGGCTGACGCATTTATCGTTAAAGAGTAATGCGCAATAG
- a CDS encoding Gfo/Idh/MocA family protein, producing the protein MIRFAVIGTNWITRQFVDAAHETGKYKLTAVYSRSLEQAQSFANDYLVEHLFTSLDEMAQSDAIDAVYIASPNSLHFPQTKLFLSHKKHVICEKPLASNIEEVEAAIALARENQVVLFEAFKTASLPNFLLLQQSLPKIGKVRKAFINYCQYSSRYQRYLDGENPNTFNPAFSNGSIMDIGFYCLASAVALWGEPHGVTATASLLESGVDAHGVVVLDYGDFSVTLQHSKVSDSVLPSEIQGEDGSLVIEKISECQKLSIVPRGGKAQELTQPQHINTMLYEAEVFARLVEDNEVNHPGLAISRTTAKLQTEIRRQTGVIFPADGVNVEAVA; encoded by the coding sequence ATGATACGTTTCGCAGTCATCGGTACGAACTGGATCACGCGCCAGTTCGTCGACGCCGCCCACGAAACCGGCAAATATAAGCTCACCGCAGTCTATTCCCGCAGCCTTGAGCAGGCGCAGAGTTTTGCGAATGACTACCTGGTTGAACATCTGTTCACCTCGCTCGATGAGATGGCGCAAAGCGACGCCATTGACGCGGTCTATATTGCCAGCCCGAATTCTCTGCATTTCCCGCAAACGAAGCTGTTCCTCAGCCACAAAAAACACGTGATTTGCGAGAAGCCGCTGGCCTCGAATATTGAGGAAGTGGAAGCCGCCATTGCGCTTGCCCGGGAAAACCAGGTGGTGCTGTTTGAAGCGTTCAAAACCGCCAGCCTGCCGAACTTCCTGCTGTTGCAGCAGTCCCTGCCGAAAATTGGCAAAGTGCGTAAAGCCTTTATCAACTACTGTCAGTATTCCTCGCGCTACCAGCGCTACCTGGACGGCGAAAACCCGAACACCTTTAACCCGGCCTTCTCGAATGGCTCGATTATGGATATCGGTTTTTACTGCCTGGCCTCTGCGGTCGCCCTGTGGGGTGAACCGCACGGCGTAACGGCCACCGCCAGCCTGCTGGAGAGCGGCGTGGATGCACATGGCGTTGTGGTGCTGGACTACGGTGATTTCAGCGTGACGTTGCAGCACTCGAAGGTCAGTGACTCCGTACTGCCAAGCGAAATTCAGGGCGAAGACGGCTCGCTGGTGATCGAAAAAATCTCCGAATGCCAGAAGCTAAGCATCGTTCCCCGCGGCGGCAAAGCGCAGGAGCTGACGCAACCTCAGCATATTAACACTATGCTCTATGAGGCAGAGGTCTTCGCCCGTCTGGTAGAAGACAACGAAGTGAACCACCCGGGGCTGGCAATCAGCCGCACCACGGCGAAGCTGCAAACGGAGATCCGCCGACAGACTGGCGTGATTTTCCCCGCAGACGGCGTGAATGTGGAAGCCGTCGCGTAA
- a CDS encoding TerC family protein: protein MHSVGTPMLWGGFAVVVLIMLAIDLFLQGRRGEHGMSVKQAAVWSLVWVTLSLLFCAAFWWYLASTEGRAVADPQALAFLTGYLIEKALAVDNVFVWLMLFSYFAVPAALQRRVLVYGVLGAIVLRTIMIFAGSWLITQFEWLLYVFGAFLLFTGVKMALAKEDDTGIGDKPLVKWFRGHLRMTDKIESEHFFVRKNGLLFATPLLLVLILVELSDVIFAVDSIPAIFAVTTDPFIVLTSNLFAILGLRAMYFLLAGAAERFSMLKYGLSVILVFIGIKMLIVDFYHIPIAISLGVVFGILLVTLIINTWVNRQHDKKQQV from the coding sequence ATGCATTCTGTCGGCACTCCAATGCTGTGGGGCGGATTCGCGGTTGTCGTGCTCATCATGCTGGCGATCGACCTCTTTTTGCAGGGTCGTCGCGGCGAACACGGCATGAGCGTCAAGCAAGCCGCCGTCTGGTCGCTGGTATGGGTTACCCTCTCACTTCTTTTCTGCGCCGCCTTCTGGTGGTATCTGGCCTCAACCGAAGGCCGCGCGGTGGCCGATCCTCAGGCACTCGCCTTCCTCACCGGCTATCTGATTGAAAAAGCACTGGCGGTTGATAACGTCTTCGTCTGGCTGATGCTGTTCAGTTACTTCGCCGTGCCTGCGGCTCTGCAACGCCGCGTGCTGGTGTACGGCGTTCTGGGCGCTATTGTCCTGCGTACCATCATGATCTTCGCCGGTAGCTGGCTGATTACCCAGTTCGAATGGCTGTTGTATGTATTTGGTGCATTCCTGCTGTTCACCGGGGTCAAAATGGCGCTGGCGAAAGAAGACGATACCGGTATCGGTGATAAGCCGCTGGTGAAGTGGTTCCGGGGTCATCTGCGCATGACGGACAAGATCGAGAGCGAGCATTTCTTCGTGCGTAAGAACGGCCTGCTGTTCGCCACCCCGCTGCTGCTGGTGCTGATTCTGGTCGAGCTGAGCGACGTGATTTTCGCGGTGGACAGTATCCCGGCTATCTTCGCAGTTACCACCGACCCGTTCATCGTTCTGACCTCGAACCTGTTCGCCATCCTCGGCCTGCGTGCGATGTACTTCCTGCTGGCGGGCGCGGCAGAGCGCTTCTCAATGCTGAAGTACGGCCTGTCGGTGATTCTGGTGTTTATCGGTATCAAGATGCTGATCGTCGATTTCTACCATATCCCGATCGCCATTTCGCTCGGCGTGGTGTTTGGCATTCTGCTGGTGACGCTGATTATCAATACCTGGGTTAACCGCCAGCACGATAAGAAGCAGCAGGTTTAG
- the sstT gene encoding serine/threonine transporter SstT, which yields MSTQSRGLFARLAQGSLVKQILIGLVLGILLAMVSKPAAEATGLLGTLFVGALKAVAPVLVLMLVMASIANHQHGQKTNIRPILFLYLLGTFSAALTAVVFSFLFPSTLHLTSAAGDITPPSGIVEVLRGLLMSMVSNPITALMSGNYIGILVWAIGLGFALRHGNETTKNLVNDLSNAVTFMVKLVIRFAPVGIFGLVSSTLATTGFDALWGYAQLLVVLVGCMLLVALVINPLLVFWQIRRNPYPLVLTCLRESGVYAFFTRSSAANIPVNMALAEKLNLDRDTYSVSIPLGATVNMAGAAITITVLTLAAVHTLGIPVDLPTALLLSVVASLCACGASGVAGGSLLLIPLACNMFGIPNEIAMQVVAVGFIIGVLQDSCETALNSSTDVLFTAAACQAEDARLAKNALRS from the coding sequence ATGAGCACACAATCACGCGGTCTGTTCGCGCGCCTGGCGCAGGGCAGTCTTGTAAAACAAATTCTGATCGGGTTGGTACTGGGTATTCTGCTGGCCATGGTGTCGAAACCTGCCGCGGAGGCCACGGGACTGCTCGGGACGCTGTTTGTGGGCGCCCTGAAGGCCGTCGCCCCGGTACTGGTGCTGATGCTGGTGATGGCGTCGATTGCCAACCACCAGCACGGACAAAAAACCAACATTCGCCCTATTCTGTTCCTGTATCTGCTGGGAACCTTCTCTGCTGCCTTAACGGCCGTTGTGTTTAGCTTCCTGTTCCCGTCTACGCTGCACCTGACCAGCGCGGCCGGTGATATCACCCCGCCGTCCGGGATTGTGGAAGTCCTTCGCGGCCTGCTGATGAGCATGGTCTCTAACCCCATCACCGCACTGATGAGCGGAAACTACATTGGCATCCTGGTCTGGGCGATTGGTCTGGGCTTCGCGCTGCGTCATGGCAACGAGACCACGAAAAACCTGGTCAACGATTTGTCCAATGCCGTGACCTTCATGGTGAAGCTGGTGATTCGCTTTGCACCAGTCGGTATCTTTGGTCTGGTTTCTTCGACGCTGGCCACTACCGGTTTCGACGCACTGTGGGGCTACGCGCAGCTGCTGGTCGTCCTGGTCGGCTGTATGCTGCTGGTGGCGCTGGTGATCAACCCGCTGCTGGTGTTCTGGCAGATCCGCCGCAACCCGTATCCGCTGGTGCTGACTTGCCTGCGCGAGAGCGGCGTGTATGCCTTCTTTACCCGCAGCTCGGCGGCAAACATTCCGGTCAACATGGCGCTGGCGGAGAAGCTGAACCTGGATCGCGATACCTATTCCGTGTCGATCCCGCTGGGTGCGACCGTGAACATGGCGGGTGCGGCGATCACCATCACCGTGCTGACCCTGGCGGCAGTGCATACGCTGGGTATTCCGGTGGATCTGCCAACCGCGCTGCTGCTGAGCGTCGTTGCATCACTGTGTGCCTGTGGCGCATCCGGCGTGGCGGGCGGATCGCTGCTGCTGATCCCGCTGGCCTGTAACATGTTCGGTATCCCGAACGAGATTGCCATGCAGGTTGTCGCGGTCGGCTTCATTATCGGCGTATTGCAGGATTCCTGCGAGACTGCGCTGAACTCCTCTACCGACGTGCTGTTTACCGCCGCAGCCTGTCAGGCGGAAGATGCGCGTTTAGCGAAGAACGCCCTGCGCAGTTAA
- a CDS encoding UxaA family hydrolase → MQYIKIHSLDNVAVALADLAEGTEVTFDNQSVTLRQAIGRGHKFALIPIAKGENVVKYGLPIGHALADIAPGEYIHSHNTRTNLSDLDEYSYQPDFQAEEGQAADREVQIYRRASGEVGIRNELWILPTVGCVNGIARQIQTRFLKETNNAEGTDGVHLFSHTYGCSQLGDDHINTRTMLQNMVRHPNAGAVLVIGLGCENNQVDAFRDTLGEFDPERVHFMVCQHQDDEVEAGVEQLHQLYEVMRHDKREPGKLSELKFGLECGGSDGLSGITANPMLGRFSDYVIANGGTTVLTEVPEMFGAERILMSHCRDEETFEKTVTMVNDFKQYFIAHNQPIYENPSPGNKAGGITTLEEKSLGCTQKAGASQVVDVLRYGERLKTHGLNLLSAPGNDAVATSALAGAGCHMVLFSTGRGTPYGGFVPTVKIATNSELAAKKKHWIDFDAGQLIHGKAMPQLLSEFVDTIVEFASGRQTCNEKNDFRELAIFKSGVTL, encoded by the coding sequence ATGCAATACATCAAAATCCATTCGCTGGATAACGTTGCCGTCGCGCTGGCCGATTTAGCCGAAGGGACGGAAGTGACCTTCGACAACCAGTCGGTGACGTTACGCCAGGCCATTGGACGTGGACATAAGTTTGCCCTGATCCCCATCGCGAAAGGGGAGAACGTGGTGAAGTACGGTTTGCCCATCGGTCATGCGCTGGCGGATATTGCGCCGGGTGAATACATTCATTCCCACAATACCCGCACCAATCTCAGCGATCTGGACGAGTACAGCTATCAACCTGACTTCCAGGCAGAAGAAGGACAGGCGGCCGATCGTGAGGTGCAGATCTACCGCCGCGCCAGCGGCGAGGTGGGGATCCGCAATGAACTGTGGATCCTCCCGACCGTCGGCTGCGTGAACGGGATCGCGCGTCAAATTCAGACGCGTTTCCTGAAAGAGACTAACAATGCTGAAGGCACCGACGGCGTGCATCTGTTCAGCCACACCTACGGTTGTTCCCAGCTGGGCGACGACCACATCAATACCCGCACCATGCTGCAAAATATGGTGCGCCACCCGAACGCGGGGGCGGTGCTGGTGATTGGCCTCGGCTGTGAAAACAATCAGGTTGACGCCTTCCGCGATACGCTGGGCGAGTTCGATCCTGAGCGCGTGCACTTTATGGTGTGTCAGCACCAGGACGACGAAGTGGAAGCGGGCGTTGAACAACTGCACCAGCTGTACGAGGTGATGCGTCACGACAAGCGCGAGCCGGGCAAGCTGAGCGAACTGAAGTTTGGCCTGGAGTGCGGCGGGTCTGACGGGCTTTCCGGCATTACCGCTAACCCGATGCTGGGCCGCTTCTCGGATTATGTGATTGCCAACGGCGGCACCACGGTGCTGACCGAAGTGCCGGAGATGTTCGGCGCAGAGCGCATTCTGATGAGCCACTGTCGCGACGAAGAGACGTTTGAGAAGACCGTCACCATGGTGAACGACTTCAAACAGTACTTCATTGCCCACAATCAGCCGATTTACGAGAACCCGTCGCCGGGGAACAAGGCGGGCGGAATCACCACGCTGGAGGAGAAATCCCTCGGCTGCACCCAGAAAGCGGGCGCGAGCCAGGTGGTTGACGTTCTGCGCTACGGCGAGCGCCTGAAAACGCACGGTCTGAACCTGCTGAGCGCGCCCGGTAACGATGCGGTCGCCACCAGCGCGCTGGCGGGAGCCGGCTGCCATATGGTGCTGTTCAGTACCGGACGCGGTACGCCGTACGGCGGATTTGTGCCAACGGTGAAAATCGCCACTAACAGCGAACTGGCGGCGAAGAAAAAGCACTGGATCGACTTTGACGCGGGCCAGCTGATCCACGGCAAAGCGATGCCGCAGCTGCTGAGCGAATTCGTGGACACGATTGTGGAATTTGCCAGCGGCAGGCAGACCTGCAACGAGAAGAACGACTTCCGCGAGCTGGCGATCTTTAAGAGTGGTGTGACGCTATAA
- the uxaC gene encoding glucuronate isomerase: MTPFMTDDFLLDTEFARRLYHDYAKDQPIFDYHCHLPPQQVAENYRFKNLYDIWLKGDHYKWRAMRTNGVAERLCTGDATDREKFDAWAATVPHTIGNPLYHWTHLELRRPFGITGKLLSPATADEIWDQCNDLLAQDSFSARGIMKQMNVKMVGTTDDPVDTLEHHAVVAKDSTFDIKVLPSWRPDKAFNIELPTFNDYMAKLAEVSDTDIRRFGDLQTALTKRLDHFAAHGCKVSDHALDVVLFAESSEAELDSILARRLSGEALSEHEVAQFKTAVLVFLGAEYARRGWVQQYHIGALRNNNQRQFKLLGADVGFDSINDRPMAEELSKLLSKQNEQNLLPKTILYCLNPRDNEVLGTMIGNFQGEGMPGKMQFGSGWWFNDQKDGMERQMTQLAQLGLLSRFVGMLTDSRSFLSYTRHEYFRRILCQMIGRWVHAGEAPADIQLLGEMVRNICFNNARDYFAIELN; the protein is encoded by the coding sequence ATGACACCGTTTATGACCGACGATTTTCTGTTAGATACCGAATTTGCTCGCCGCCTGTACCACGACTACGCAAAAGACCAGCCGATTTTCGACTACCACTGCCATTTACCGCCGCAGCAGGTTGCCGAAAATTACCGTTTCAAAAACCTGTATGATATCTGGCTGAAGGGTGACCACTATAAGTGGCGCGCAATGCGCACCAACGGCGTGGCCGAGCGCCTGTGTACCGGCGACGCGACCGATCGCGAGAAGTTTGACGCCTGGGCCGCTACTGTTCCCCACACCATCGGTAACCCGTTATACCACTGGACTCACCTTGAACTGCGTCGTCCGTTTGGTATCACCGGCAAGCTGCTCTCTCCCGCCACGGCGGATGAAATCTGGGATCAGTGCAACGACCTGCTGGCGCAGGATAGCTTCTCGGCGCGCGGCATCATGAAGCAGATGAACGTGAAGATGGTGGGCACCACCGACGATCCGGTCGACACTCTGGAGCACCACGCGGTTGTCGCGAAGGACAGCACGTTTGACATCAAAGTGCTGCCAAGCTGGCGCCCGGATAAAGCCTTCAACATCGAGCTGCCGACCTTTAACGACTATATGGCGAAGCTGGCGGAAGTGTCTGACACCGATATCCGTCGCTTTGGCGATCTGCAAACCGCGCTGACCAAACGTCTGGATCACTTTGCCGCACACGGCTGTAAAGTGTCTGACCACGCGCTGGACGTAGTGCTGTTCGCGGAATCCAGCGAAGCTGAGCTGGACAGCATTCTGGCGCGTCGTCTCTCCGGCGAAGCCCTGAGTGAGCACGAAGTGGCGCAGTTTAAAACGGCGGTACTGGTATTCCTCGGTGCGGAATATGCCCGCCGCGGCTGGGTTCAGCAGTATCACATCGGCGCGCTGCGTAATAACAACCAGCGTCAGTTCAAACTGCTGGGCGCGGACGTGGGCTTTGACTCCATCAACGACCGTCCGATGGCGGAAGAGCTGTCAAAACTGCTGAGCAAACAGAACGAGCAAAACCTGCTGCCAAAAACCATCCTTTACTGCCTGAACCCACGCGATAACGAAGTGCTGGGCACCATGATCGGCAACTTCCAGGGCGAAGGGATGCCGGGCAAGATGCAGTTCGGTTCCGGCTGGTGGTTTAACGATCAGAAAGACGGCATGGAGCGTCAGATGACGCAGCTGGCGCAGCTCGGCCTGTTGAGCCGCTTCGTTGGCATGCTGACCGACAGCCGCAGTTTCCTCTCCTATACCCGCCATGAATATTTCCGCCGCATTCTGTGCCAGATGATTGGCCGCTGGGTGCACGCGGGCGAAGCGCCAGCGGATATCCAGCTGCTGGGCGAAATGGTGAGAAACATCTGCTTTAACAATGCGCGTGACTACTTCGCCATTGAACTGAACTAA
- a CDS encoding MFS transporter, whose protein sequence is MRKIKGLRWYMIALVTLGTVLGYLTRNTVAAAAPTLMEELHISTQQYSYIIAAYSAAYTVMQPVAGYVLDILGTKIGYAFFAVAWAVFCGATALAGSWGGLALARGAVGAAEAAMIPAGLKASSEWFPAKERSIAVGYFNVGSSIGAMIAPPLVVWAIVMHSWQMAFIISGVLSFAWAMAWLIFYKHPRDQKKLSDEERDYIINGQESQHQTDNGKKMSVWQILGTRQFWGIALPRFLAEPAWGTFNAWIPLFMFKVYGFNLKEIAMFAWMPMLFADLGCIVGGYLPPLFQRWFGVNLIVSRKMVVTMGALLMIGPGMIGLFTSPYVAIALLCIGGFAHQSLSGALITLSSDVFGRNEVATANGLTGMAAWTASTLFALVVGALADTIGFSPLFAVLAVFDLLGAVVIWTVLKSKSADELAKESLGGPATQS, encoded by the coding sequence ATGCGTAAAATTAAAGGGTTACGTTGGTACATGATCGCACTGGTGACGCTCGGCACCGTGCTGGGCTACCTGACACGTAACACCGTGGCAGCAGCGGCGCCAACGTTGATGGAAGAGTTACATATCTCCACGCAGCAATACTCTTACATCATTGCGGCTTACTCTGCCGCTTACACCGTAATGCAGCCTGTTGCAGGTTATGTTCTTGATATTCTGGGTACAAAAATTGGTTATGCCTTCTTTGCTGTAGCCTGGGCCGTCTTCTGTGGGGCGACCGCGCTGGCCGGCAGCTGGGGCGGACTGGCGCTGGCGCGTGGTGCGGTAGGTGCTGCCGAAGCGGCGATGATCCCCGCGGGTCTGAAAGCCAGCTCTGAATGGTTCCCGGCAAAAGAGCGTTCTATCGCTGTCGGTTACTTCAACGTGGGCTCCTCCATCGGGGCGATGATTGCTCCGCCACTGGTGGTGTGGGCGATTGTGATGCACAGCTGGCAGATGGCGTTCATCATCTCCGGTGTGCTGAGCTTTGCCTGGGCCATGGCGTGGCTGATTTTCTATAAACACCCGCGCGACCAGAAAAAGCTGTCTGACGAAGAACGTGACTACATTATTAATGGTCAGGAATCCCAGCATCAGACCGACAACGGCAAAAAGATGTCCGTCTGGCAGATCCTGGGCACCCGTCAGTTCTGGGGTATCGCCCTGCCACGCTTCCTGGCAGAACCGGCCTGGGGTACGTTTAACGCCTGGATCCCACTGTTCATGTTTAAAGTTTACGGCTTTAACCTGAAAGAGATCGCGATGTTCGCCTGGATGCCAATGCTGTTTGCAGACCTGGGCTGTATCGTCGGCGGCTACCTGCCACCGCTGTTCCAGCGCTGGTTTGGCGTGAACCTGATTGTGTCCCGTAAGATGGTGGTCACCATGGGCGCCCTGCTGATGATCGGCCCGGGTATGATCGGCCTGTTCACCAGCCCTTACGTGGCTATCGCCCTGCTGTGTATCGGGGGCTTTGCTCACCAGTCTCTGTCCGGTGCGCTGATTACGCTCTCGTCCGACGTGTTTGGTCGTAACGAAGTCGCCACCGCCAACGGCCTGACCGGGATGGCCGCCTGGACCGCAAGTACCCTGTTTGCACTGGTGGTCGGCGCGCTGGCGGATACGATTGGTTTCAGCCCACTGTTCGCGGTACTGGCTGTCTTCGACCTGTTGGGTGCGGTGGTTATCTGGACGGTGCTGAAAAGCAAATCCGCAGATGAACTTGCGAAAGAGTCCCTCGGGGGACCGGCGACGCAGAGTTAG
- the exuR gene encoding transcriptional regulator ExuR, producing the protein MEITESRRLYQQLAAELKDRIEQGVYLVGDKLPAERFIADEKSVSRTVVREAIIMLEVEGYVEVRKGSGIHVISSQAKHSPTPDESLEFASYGPFELLQARQLIESNIAEFAATQVTKQDIMKLMEIQDHARKEKCFRDSEWDLQFHVQVALATQNTALAAIVEKMWTQRVHNPYWKKLHDHIDSRTVDNWCDDHDQILKALIRKDPHAAKLAMWQHLENTKQMLFNETSDDFEFNADRYLFADNPVVHLDTATNLAK; encoded by the coding sequence ATGGAAATCACCGAATCACGTCGTTTATATCAACAACTTGCCGCCGAGCTGAAAGATCGCATCGAGCAAGGGGTCTATCTTGTCGGTGATAAACTTCCCGCTGAGCGTTTCATTGCGGATGAAAAAAGCGTCAGCCGCACGGTGGTCCGCGAAGCCATCATCATGCTGGAAGTGGAAGGGTATGTTGAGGTACGCAAAGGTTCCGGCATTCATGTGATTTCCAGCCAGGCGAAACACTCCCCCACCCCGGACGAAAGTCTGGAATTTGCCAGCTACGGTCCGTTTGAGCTTCTCCAGGCTCGCCAGCTGATTGAAAGCAACATTGCGGAATTTGCTGCGACGCAGGTGACCAAGCAGGACATCATGAAGCTGATGGAAATCCAGGATCACGCGCGTAAAGAAAAATGTTTCCGCGATTCTGAATGGGACCTGCAATTCCACGTCCAGGTCGCCCTTGCGACTCAGAACACGGCGCTGGCGGCAATCGTTGAAAAAATGTGGACTCAGCGCGTTCACAACCCGTACTGGAAGAAACTGCACGATCACATTGATTCCCGCACGGTAGATAACTGGTGTGACGATCACGACCAGATTCTTAAAGCCCTGATTCGTAAAGATCCGCATGCGGCGAAACTGGCAATGTGGCAGCATCTGGAGAACACCAAACAGATGCTGTTTAATGAAACAAGTGATGACTTTGAATTTAACGCTGACCGCTATCTTTTTGCCGATAATCCGGTCGTTCACCTCGATACCGCGACCAATCTCGCAAAATAA
- the yqjA gene encoding DedA family general envelope maintenance protein YqjA, translating to MELLTQLLNALWAQDFETLANPSMIGMLYFVLFMILFLENGLLPAAFLPGDSLLVLVGVLCAKGAMAFPQTVLLLTIAASLGCWVSYIQGRWLGNTRIVQNWLSHLPAHYHQRAHHLFHKHGLSALLIGRFIAFVRTLLPTIAGLSGLSSTRFQFFNWMSGLLWVLILTTLGYALGKTPVFMKYEDQLMSCLMLLPVVLLVFGLVGSLVVLWKKKYGARG from the coding sequence ATGGAACTTTTGACCCAACTACTGAACGCCCTCTGGGCTCAGGATTTCGAAACGCTGGCCAACCCGTCCATGATTGGCATGCTCTACTTTGTATTATTTATGATCCTGTTCCTTGAGAACGGTCTGCTGCCTGCTGCCTTTTTACCGGGCGACAGCCTGCTGGTGCTGGTCGGGGTGCTTTGTGCAAAAGGGGCGATGGCTTTCCCGCAAACGGTCCTGCTTTTAACCATTGCCGCCAGCCTGGGCTGCTGGGTGAGTTACATTCAGGGGCGATGGCTGGGTAACACGCGAATCGTTCAGAACTGGCTTTCGCACCTTCCGGCCCATTACCACCAGCGAGCGCACCACCTTTTCCATAAGCATGGGCTTTCCGCCTTGCTGATTGGCCGCTTTATCGCATTCGTACGCACCCTACTGCCCACCATTGCGGGCCTGTCCGGCCTGAGCAGCACGCGCTTCCAGTTCTTTAACTGGATGAGCGGCTTGCTGTGGGTGCTGATCCTGACCACGCTCGGCTACGCGCTGGGTAAAACGCCGGTCTTTATGAAATACGAAGACCAACTGATGTCTTGCCTGATGCTGCTGCCCGTCGTTCTGCTGGTGTTTGGCCTGGTCGGGTCCCTGGTCGTACTGTGGAAGAAGAAATACGGGGCCAGGGGTTAA